One window from the genome of Epinephelus moara isolate mb chromosome 5, YSFRI_EMoa_1.0, whole genome shotgun sequence encodes:
- the LOC126389763 gene encoding rho GDP-dissociation inhibitor 1-like, giving the protein MAEDDLTTEQLAAIAAENEEPEPVNYKPPAQKSVKEIQELDKDDESLRKYKETLLGSGTTEIVADPSVTNVQVTRMSLICEDAPNPLVLDLQGDLEAFKKQAFVLKEGVEYKIKISFKVNREIVSGLKYVQQTFRRGVKIDKSDYMVGSYGPRPNEYDFLTTVEEAPKGLVARGNYVIKSKFTDDDKHDHLSWEWNLNIKKDWKD; this is encoded by the exons ATGGCGGAGGATGACTTAACTACGGAGCAGCTAGCAGCCATTGCCGCTGAAAATGAAGAGCCAGAACCGGTGAACTACAAACCTCCAGCTCAAAAGTCAGTGAAAGAGATCCAAGAGTTGGATAAGGATGATGAGAGCCTACGCAAATATAAGGAAACCCTGCTTGGTTCTGGGACCACTGAGATTG TCGCAGATCCCAGTGTTACAAATGTTCAAGTGACCCGGATGTCTCTGATCTGTGAAGATGCCCCAAACCCCCTGGTGCTGGATCTGCAAG GAGACCTGGAGGCCTTTAAGAAGCAGGCGTTTGTTCTGAAGGAGGGAGTCGAGTACAAAATAAAGATTAGCTTTAAG GTGAACAGGGAGATTGTTTCGGGTCTGAAGTATGTGCAGCAGACATTCAGGAGAGGAGTTAAGA TTGATAAATCGGACTACATGGTGGGCAGCTATGGGCCTCGTCCCAATGAATATGACTTCCTGACCACGGTGGAGGAGGCTCCTAAAGGTTTGGTGGCGCGCGGCAACTATGTCATCAAATCCAAATTTACCGATGACGACAAGCATGACCACCTGTCCTGGGAGTGGAACCTCAACATCAAGAAAGACTGGAAAGACTAA